From Rhodanobacteraceae bacterium, a single genomic window includes:
- a CDS encoding fructose-bisphosphate aldolase class I: MDISDLADIARQMVAPGKGIIAIDESSKTIKKRFDGVGIECTEETRRAYREMLLTTPGLGDHISGAILYDETLRQSTKDGRRFVDVMRAAGVLPGIKVDLGTVGLAGFPGELITEGLDGLRERLKEYVALGAKFAKWRAVITIADDKPSAACIDANCHALARYAALCQEAGIVPMVEPEVLMDGDHDIETCFDVTEATLRSLYNALYEHNVMLEGTILKASMVIAGKDCDEQADTEEVAEATLMCLRAAVPASVPGIVFLSGGQSDDAATAHLNAMNQMGPHPWPLSFSYGRAMQTAALKLWAKDMQGNFAAAQKTVAQRARENGLAALGKWSADAAG, encoded by the coding sequence ATGGACATTTCCGATCTCGCCGACATCGCCCGCCAGATGGTTGCGCCCGGCAAGGGCATCATCGCCATCGACGAGTCTTCCAAGACGATCAAGAAGCGCTTCGACGGTGTCGGCATCGAGTGCACCGAAGAGACCCGTCGCGCTTATCGCGAGATGTTGCTGACCACGCCGGGCCTGGGCGATCACATCTCGGGTGCGATCCTGTACGACGAGACCTTGCGCCAGTCGACCAAGGACGGCCGCCGCTTCGTCGACGTGATGCGCGCTGCGGGCGTGCTGCCGGGGATCAAGGTGGACCTGGGCACGGTCGGCCTGGCCGGTTTCCCGGGCGAGCTGATCACCGAGGGCCTGGATGGCCTGCGCGAGCGCCTGAAGGAATACGTGGCGCTGGGCGCCAAGTTCGCCAAGTGGCGCGCGGTGATCACCATCGCCGATGACAAGCCGTCGGCCGCCTGCATCGACGCCAACTGCCACGCGCTGGCGCGCTACGCCGCGCTGTGCCAGGAAGCGGGCATCGTGCCGATGGTGGAGCCGGAAGTGCTGATGGACGGCGACCACGACATCGAAACCTGCTTCGACGTGACCGAGGCGACGCTGCGCTCGCTGTACAACGCGCTGTACGAGCACAACGTGATGCTCGAGGGCACCATCCTCAAGGCGAGCATGGTCATCGCCGGCAAGGACTGCGACGAGCAGGCGGACACCGAGGAAGTGGCCGAAGCCACCCTGATGTGCCTGCGCGCGGCGGTGCCGGCCTCGGTGCCGGGCATCGTGTTCCTCTCCGGTGGCCAAAGCGATGATGCCGCCACCGCGCATCTGAACGCGATGAACCAGATGGGCCCGCACCCGTGGCCGCTGTCCTTCTCCTACGGCCGCGCGATGCAGACTGCAGCGCTGAAGCTGTGGGCCAAGGACATGCAGGGCAATTTCGCCGCGGCGCAGAAGACCGTCGCCCAGCGCGCCCGCGAGAACGGCCTCGCGGCGCTCGGCAAGTGGAGCGCGGACGCGGCGGGCTGA
- a CDS encoding M28 family peptidase has translation MIRSFLPLAVAAVLLGACGEAPPPAAPATPPAAPAADPAPAAEAAVKLPDAPATDAAIRAEDLAAQIQIIASDEFAGRQPGGPGERKTVAYLSREFARLGLKPGNGDSYTQQVPMVEIVSEATGPVQISYADGSTDSLAIGDEAVVQTLREDPASAVKDSELVFVGFGVNAPELGWNDYAGVDVKGKTVLVLVNDPGFETGDPELFRGKAMTYYGRWTYKYEEALRQGAAAALVLHDDAGAAYGWEVVRNSFAGAEFDLPHVDGDPAPLAIRGWLTSAAAQRVFAKLGHDYAALRKAANQPGFKAVPLDAKISMGVTSRVRHAESANVVGVLPGSERPEEVVIFTAHWDHLGRSFQSKEDGIFNGAVDNATGVAALLELAEAFAKSPTPPKRSLMFLSVTLEESGLLGSKHYVQQPLMPLKDTVATVNMDAIQVIGKTRDVVVIGHGNSELEDILKRHAEEQGRIIVPEPTPENGFYYRSDHFNFARAGVPSLYAKNGIDHVEMGESYGRQVAADYVAQRYHKPSDQFDPSWDLSGNVQDTELLYAVSREIADGNAWPNWYEGTEFRAAREAMRRQ, from the coding sequence ATGATCCGTTCCTTCCTGCCCCTCGCGGTGGCCGCGGTGCTGCTCGGCGCCTGTGGCGAGGCGCCGCCGCCGGCTGCGCCCGCCACGCCGCCCGCTGCGCCCGCGGCCGACCCCGCACCGGCCGCCGAGGCCGCGGTCAAGCTGCCGGACGCACCGGCCACCGATGCCGCGATTCGCGCCGAAGACCTCGCCGCGCAGATCCAGATCATCGCCTCCGACGAGTTCGCCGGGCGCCAGCCGGGTGGTCCGGGTGAGCGAAAGACGGTCGCCTACCTGTCGCGCGAGTTCGCGCGCCTGGGCCTGAAGCCGGGCAACGGCGACAGCTACACCCAGCAGGTGCCGATGGTCGAGATCGTCTCCGAGGCCACCGGCCCGGTGCAGATCAGCTATGCCGACGGCAGCACGGACAGCCTGGCCATCGGCGACGAGGCCGTGGTGCAGACGCTGCGCGAAGACCCGGCGTCGGCGGTCAAGGACAGCGAGCTGGTGTTCGTCGGCTTCGGCGTCAACGCGCCGGAACTCGGCTGGAACGACTACGCCGGCGTCGACGTCAAGGGCAAGACGGTGCTGGTGCTGGTCAACGATCCCGGATTCGAAACCGGCGATCCGGAACTGTTCCGCGGCAAGGCGATGACCTACTACGGCCGCTGGACCTACAAGTACGAGGAAGCCCTGCGCCAGGGCGCGGCCGCCGCGCTGGTGCTGCACGACGACGCCGGCGCCGCCTACGGCTGGGAAGTGGTGCGCAACAGTTTCGCCGGCGCCGAATTCGATCTGCCGCACGTGGATGGTGATCCGGCGCCGCTGGCGATCCGCGGCTGGCTGACCAGCGCCGCGGCCCAGCGCGTTTTCGCGAAGCTCGGCCACGACTACGCCGCGCTGCGCAAGGCCGCCAACCAGCCCGGTTTCAAGGCGGTGCCGCTGGACGCGAAGATCAGCATGGGCGTGACCAGCCGGGTGCGCCACGCCGAGTCGGCCAACGTCGTCGGCGTGCTGCCGGGCAGCGAGCGTCCCGAGGAAGTGGTGATCTTCACCGCGCACTGGGACCACCTCGGGCGCAGCTTCCAGAGCAAGGAAGACGGCATCTTCAACGGCGCGGTCGACAACGCCACCGGCGTGGCCGCGCTGCTGGAACTGGCCGAGGCTTTCGCCAAGTCCCCCACGCCGCCCAAGCGCAGCCTGATGTTCCTGTCGGTGACCCTGGAGGAATCCGGCCTGCTCGGCTCCAAACACTATGTGCAGCAGCCGCTGATGCCGCTCAAGGACACCGTGGCGACGGTCAACATGGACGCGATCCAGGTGATCGGCAAGACCCGCGACGTGGTGGTCATCGGCCACGGCAACTCGGAACTGGAAGACATCCTCAAGCGCCACGCCGAGGAACAGGGCCGCATCATCGTGCCCGAGCCGACCCCCGAGAACGGCTTCTACTACCGCTCCGACCACTTCAACTTCGCCCGCGCGGGCGTGCCCTCGCTGTACGCGAAGAACGGCATCGACCACGTCGAGATGGGCGAGTCCTACGGCCGCCAGGTCGCCGCCGACTACGTCGCGCAGCGCTACCACAAGCCGTCGGACCAGTTCGACCCGAGCTGGGATTTGTCCGGCAATGTGCAGGACACGGAGCTGTTGTACGCGGTGTCGCGCGAGATCGCCGACGGCAACGCCTGGCCGAACTGGTACGAGGGGACCGAGTTCAGGGCGGCGCGGGAAGCGATGCGCCGGCAGTGA